The following is a genomic window from Amycolatopsis sp. BJA-103.
CGAACCACTCGAACCGCGTGGTCTTCGACGAGGACGCCATGGCCAACGGCGTCGCGATGTACGCCGCCTTCGCCCTGGACGCACTCCGGTAGCTATTACACAACAGTGTTGATTTAATGGGTGACATGAGCGATGACACCCTGGCCGTCCTGGCCGCGCAGGAGGAGCGCCTGGTCTTCAGCCGGTTCGACAACGAGACCGCACTGAAGCTGGGCATCCACCTGCTCACGGCGGCGCGGGACCGCGCCCTCCCGGTGACGGTCTCCGTCCGCCGCGGCGGACAGCGGCTGTTCCACGCGGCGTTGCCGGGCACCTCGGCCGACAACGACGCGTGGATCGACCGCAAGAGCCGCGTCGTCGACCGCTACGGGCACAGCTCGTTCCTCGTCGGCGAGCGGTTCCGCGCGAAGGGCACGACGTTCGAGGCCGACTCGCGCCTCGACCCGGACCTGTACGCCGCGCACGGCGGCGTCTTCCCGGTGATCGTCGACGGCGTGGGCCCCGTGGGCACGGTGGGCGTCTCGGGACTGCCTCAGGCCGACGACCACGCGTTCGTCGTCGAGCAACTGGAAGTCTTCCTCGCCGCACTGTCCTAAGTGGACGTCGCGCTCCGATCGAGCCGCAAGGTGAGGAAGGCGGCGTTGGGCGAGAGGGACACGCGGTCGACCCGATAGCCGCCGAACGTCTTCTGCCGCGGGTCGACCACGTCCATCGTGAACGACAGCCTCGGGCCCGTCGACGGTCGGGCGTAGGACATCGTCACGATCGCGCGTCCGGCGAACGCGCACATGGCGTCCGGCGCACACCGCTCGTCCAGCACCGCGAGATAGCCGAGACGGAGATCTTCCTTCGGGAACACGATCCAGCCGCCGAGGCGAACCGTGAACGAGTCGCCCAGCGCGGGCGGGCCACACGAGGTGTTCAGGAACAAGATCGCCGCGCCGAAGAGGAGCAGCTTCGCCGGAGTGCCCCAGAGCCACTGTCTTCGCATGCGAGGAAGACGGGCGGAACGGGCCGGCCGGTTGCACCCGAGACCGGGCGATCTCCGGACCTTCGTCCCACTCTTCAGGACACCCGACCCAGTCGCGCTCGACGGGCCGAGGGAAGCGTTGGCAAAGCTAGGTTTCCGCCGCCCGGACGTCCGCCCACCGACCGGCGGCGAATGCGGGAAGGGTCGAAAATGGCGCCTACACCGAAAAATTTATGACCGTGTGCGCGCCCGGCAAAAGCGGGCGCGCACACGGCGACAGGTCAGAGGTCGTGGCCATCGACGATCGCGGCTTGGCCCTTATGGGCGCCTCGGGGCGCGCGGTGGAGCGCGGCGGGCGGCTGCTCACCGGACAAAGCCGGCGGGACCATGAACGCGAGGGAAACGATGTCTGGCCGGTGCTCCTGTCTCCGGTCGAACCTCGCGACCGGACGGAACCGGGGGAAGTTTCCCTCGATGTCCTTGACTGTACGCCAGATCGTGCTGATTTGGTGAATTGCTTCCGCCCCGCTCGCATGGGACGCTTGGAGAAGACCACGGAGCGTCCGTGGCGTGTTGTGGTACCAGTGCCCTTCTCGGCCGAACCGGACCCCTTCGGTGTTCTGAACCCGTTGCTGGATTTGCCCACTTTCACGAGAACCAGAACGGTGTGATCTCCCATGACCTCCACACAGACGAGGCAGGGCAGCGACTTCGCCGAACTGTCCAAATTGGTCATCGACGCCGGCCTGCTCAAACGCAGGCGCGTGTACTACGCGGTGAAGATCTCCTTGAACCTCCTCGCTTTCGCGGGCGGCTGGGTCGCGTTCGCGCACTTGGGCGACTCGTGGTGGCAGCTGTTCCTCGCCGCGTTCTTCGCGATGATGTTCACGCAGCTGTCCTTCATCGGCCACGACGCGGGACACAAGCAGATCTTCCGCGGCCGCAAGGCGAACGACGTCACCGGATTCGTCCACGGCGGACTGACCGGGCTCAGCTACGGCTGGTGGATCGGCACGCACACCCGTCACCACGCCAACCCGAACCACGAGGACGAGGATCCGGACGTCAACCTCGCCGCGCTCATCTTCACCAAGGCGCAGGGCACCGAGCGGCGTGGTTTCCTGCGCTGGATGGCGAAATACCAGGCGTTCCTGTTCTTCCCGCTGCTGTTGCTGGAAGGCCTGAACCTGCACGCGTCGAGCGTGACCGCGATGTTCCAGCGCGGCTTCAAACGCCGGAAGCTCGAAGCGGCGCTGATGCTCGCCCACGTCGCCGCGTACCTGACAGCCGTGTTCGTGGTCCTCTCGCCCGGTGTCGGCTTCGTCTTCATCGCCGTGCACCAAGGCCTCTGGGGTGTGTACATGGGCTGCTCGTTCGCCCCGAACCACAAGGGCATGCCGACGCTGTCGGCCGGTCACAAGCTCGACTTCCTGCGCAAGCAGGTGCTCACCTCGCGCAACGTGCGCGGCGGGCCGGTGGTGGACTTCGCCCTCGGCGGGCTCAACTACCAGATCGAGCACCACCTGTTCCCGAGCATGGCGCGGCCGAACCTCAAGCACGCGCAGGTGATCGTGCGGGAGTTCTGCGAGAAGCACGGCATCGACTACGCGCAATGCGGCTGGGCCGCGTCCTACGGGTACGTCCTCAAACATCTGCACGAGGTCGGCGCCCCGTTGCGCGCCCCGGCGACGGCGGTCGCGCGATGACCGCCTCCCGCTCCCTCGGCGTCGTGGAGGAACCCGCCGCCGACGACCGCTGCCCGAACTGCCCGCATCCGATGTCCGCGCACGACGCGATCGCCCGGCGCTTCTGCACCGCGACCGCGGCCGGCGGCTTCAGCCGCGGTTGCACCTGCGCCACGAAACCCGAAACAACCGAATAGAGGATCGCCATGAACGCCGACACCGTCCCCGTCTCCCGCTACGAGATCCGGGTCGACACCGTGAAGAAGATCGTCAACGAGCACACCGAACTCGACAACGAGGCGGCGTTCTCACTGGCCGTGCACATGGTGCGGGCGCTCGACACCGTCCCGGAGCCGGTCCGCTGACACTGGCCTCCTGAACCACTGTGGCCGGGGTTACTCGCGCGTTAACAACGCGTCAGTGACACCCCGGAAGGCGTCAGGGAGGTGTTGGCGAAGCGGCCGGGCCGGGTCGATCGGAGTTGTGCTGACAGGGCACTGACCGATCGACGCGGAGGTAACCGTGACGCTCAGCGAGCTCCTTCCCAGCCTCGGCTGCGAGGCCGCCGACCATCTCGAACCCGGCGTCTGGCCCCGGAGCACCAAGCTCGGACCGGGCGGGGAACTGTTGTTCGCCGGTGCGCCGGTGTCCCACCTCGCCGCGAGGTTCGGGACACCGGCGTATCTGCTCGACGAGGACGAGGTCCGGCAGAACGCCCGCGCGTACCGCCGGGCCCTTCCCGACGCCGAGGTGGCGTACGCGAGCAAGGCGCTGTGCACTCGCGCGGTCCTGCGCTGGGTCGCCGAGGAAGGACTTTCACTCGACACCTGCTCGGCGGGCGAGATCGCCGTCGCGCGGTCGATCGGTTTCCCCGCCGAGCGGATCCTGCTGCACGGCAACGCGAAAACCCCCGAAGACCTCAAGGCCGCGCTGTCCTACGGCGTCCGCCGGATCGTGGTGGACTCGCTCGACGAGATCGAGCAGCTCGGAGCGCTCGCCACCGGCGCGCAGCAGGTGCTGATCCGCGTGACACCCGACGTCGCCGCCGGCACGCACGCGGCGATCACCACCGGCACCGAAGGGCAGAAGTTCGGCTTCTCACTGCGCGAAGAGGTCCGCGACAACCTCGGACGAGCCGTCTCCGCCGTCCTCGCGCAGCCGGGGCTCCGCCTGGCCGGGCTGCACTGCCACATCGGTTCGCAGGTGTCGCGTGTGGACTTCTACGAACAGGCCGCCCGCAAGATGATCGGGGTGCTCGCCGGGCTCCGCGAGACCCACGGCGTCACCCTGCGGGAACTGGACCTCGGCGGCGGGCACGCCGTCCGCTATCTGCCGGGGGACACCGGTTTCGACATCGACGGTTATGTCCGGCGTCTGCGTGTCGCACTCGCCTACGAATGCACGTCGCGCGCCTTCCCTCTGCCGAAACTGACGATCGAACCCGGCCGCGCGATCGTCGGCCAGGCGGGCATCACCGTGTACCGGGTCTGCGCGGTGAAACGCGGTTCGCGCACGTTCGTCGCCGTCGACGGCGGGATGAGCGACAACGCGCGGCCCGCGCTCTACGGGGCGGCGTACACCGCACGCCTGATCGGCAGGCGCAGCCGCGCGGCCAGGCGGCCGATGACGGTGGTCGGGCGGCACTGCGAATCGGGCGACATCCTCGCCGACGGGCTCTCACTGCCCGACGACGTCCACCCCGGCGACCTGCTGGCCGTCCCGTGCACCGGGGCATACCACCACTCGCTCGCCTCGAATTACAACCTCGTCGGCAGGCCGCCGGTCGTCGGCGTCTCGAACGGCGCCGCGACCCTGCTCGTCCGGCGCGAAACCGAGGAAGACCTGCTGAAACGCGACCTCGGCTGACAAGCCTTCCGAAAACCTCGGCGCCCTCCCTGTCGTGCGACAGAATCCTTCGCACGACGGCTCCGAGAAAGAGAATCGCGACAAACAACTTAACGGCGGTAGCATTCTGGACATTGATCGATACGCTGCGCGACAAGAATCGCATGCCGAAACAAAGGGAGGGACGGCATGGGTGACGAACCACGCGCGCAGATGGAGCAGCGCACACCTAGAGGTTTGGACAATACCGATCGCACTCTGATCGCTCTACTGCAAGTCGACGGGCGGGCCTCGTTCACAGCGCTGGCCAAGGCCGTCGGACTGTCGGAGGGCGCCGTACGGCAGCGCGTCCAACGGCTGCTGCGGGACGAGACGATGCAGATCGTCGCGGTCACGGATCCGGCGAATGTCGGGCTCGGCCGTCAGGCGATGGTCGGGATCAGAGTCCAAGGCGATCCGCGAGCTGTTTCCGATCAGCTCTCCGGGTTGCCGGACGTCCATTACGTCGTGCTCACGGCCGGAAGCTTCGATCTGCTCGCCGAGATCGCCTGCCGGGACGACGAACACCTCTTGAGTGTGCTGAACGACGACATCCGGCCCATCCCGGGTGTCGTCAGCACCGAGACCCTGATCTACCTGAAACTCGCAAAACAGACATACGCCTGGGGCAACCTGACCCGGTAGCCCGCGGCTCAGTGCAATGAAAGGCCCGTTACTTGCAAATTTTGCAAGTAACGGGCCTTTCATTGCACGCGCGGAAGGCTAGACGCAACGCAGATACGCGTCCGGAGTCCGCCGTCCGGATTCGAGACCGCGGAGGACCTTCGGCAGCGAACCGCTGTACAGCACCCCGAGCCGCTGCGTCGCCCGCGTCAGCGCGACGTACAGTTCCGCCTCGCCACTCGGGCCTTCCGCGAGGATCCGCTCCGGCTCCACCACCAGCACGGCGTCGTACTCCAGCCCCTTGGCCGCGGACGGCACGATCGCCCCCGGCACACCCGGCGGCCCGATGACCACGGACGTCCCCTCCCGCCCCGATTCCTCGCGGGTGAACTCCGCGACGGCGTCTTCGATGTCCACTTCGGACAGTCGACGGGCCCAGGGCCGAACGCCGCACGAGCGCACGGATTCCGGCGGAACGACGTCGGGCGCGAAACTCGCCAGCAGCGAAGCCGCCACCGCCATGATCTCCGACGGCGTCCGGTAGTTGACGGTCAGCTTCCGGTACAGCCAGCGGTCGGCGACGTACCGGGAGAGCATCGCGTCCCACGACCGCGCACCGGACGGCGACCGGCGCTGCGCGAGATCCCCGACCACGGTGAAAGACCGGCTGGGGCAACGCCGCATCAGAACCCGCCAGTCCATTTCGGACAGTTCTTGCGCCTCGTCGACGACCACGTGCCCGTAGGTCCATTCCCGGTCGGCGGCGGCGCGCTCGGCCAGATCCCGATCGTCGCGTTTCGCGAACCGCTCCGCCAGATCCTCGGCCTTCAGCACATCGGTCGGCCGGAGCGCGAACTCGTAGTCGTCGTGATCCTCTTCGACCTCGATGAGTTCCAGCACCCGCTCTGCGTACTCCTTCTGCGCCAGCTGCCGTCGCTCCTCCGCCCGCCGCTCGGCCGTGCGGTCCCAGCCGAGCAGTTCGACGGCCTCGTCCAGCAGGGGCACGTCGGACACCGTCCACGCGGCCGCGTCCTCGCGGAACAGCGCCGGATCGGCCCCTGCCGCCCGCAACCGCTCCGGCGAGGCGTAGAGGCCGGCTAGCAGCCGTTGCGGCGTCAGCACCGGCCACAGACGGTCGAGCACCGTGCCGAGCCCCACGCTGCCCTCCAGATCGCGCCGGGCGTTCTTCAGCATCTCCGGGCGGGTGTTCCCGTCGTCCACCGGCAGCCAGCCCGCCCCGATCCGATCGACCGCGCGGGCCGCGAGCGCGGTGATCACCTCGCGTTCGAAGACGGCCTTCGCCTCGTTGTGCAGCAGGCCGCTGTCCCTGGCCACCTCGCGCGCGGCCGCCGCGATCTCGGCGTCGAGCGGCACGGTGACGTCGTCGAGTTCGATCGGCTCCGGTTCGGAGGGCAGTTCCTGCCGGTCCCGCACCGCCGCCTCGAGCACGTCCAGGATCGCCAGCGAGCCCTTGAGCCGCTGCACCGGCGGCGGGTCCTCGCGTTCGGTGCGCAGGCCGGGGACAAGGCCTCCCGGCGTCGTGAAGACGGCACTGGTCTCGCCGAGCGACGGCAGGACTCGGCCGATGTGGTCGAGGAAGCCACTGCTCGGCCCGACGACGAGCACGCCGCGGCGTTCCATGCGCTCCCGCTTCGTGTAGAGCAGGTACGCCACGCGGTGCAGCGCCACCGCGGTCTTGCCGGTGCCGGGGCCGCCCTCCACCACGAGGACGCCCGCGTGGTCCAGCCGGATGATCTCGTCCTGCTCCGCCTGGATGGTCGCGACGATGTCCCGCATCCCCTCGCCGCGCGGCGCGTTGACCGCGGCCAGCAGCGCGACGTCACCCCGTTCCCCCGCCGGATCCGGACGCCCGAAGACCTCGTCGGTGAAATCGAGGACCTTACGCCCGAGGGTGCGGAACTGACGGCGTCGCGCCATTCCTTCGGGGGACGCGCCGGTCGCGCAGTAGAACGCGCGCGACGCCGGTGCCCGCCAATCCAGCACCAAAGGTTCGTAGTCGTTCCGTTCGTCGAAAAGGCCGACCCGGCCGACGTACGTCCGCCCTCCCGAAAGGGCGTCCAAACGGCCGAAACAAAGGCCCTCGTCGGCGACCTTCAGCCTGGCCATCTCGCGGGCTTTCGTGCTGACGGAGACTTCCCGGTCGGACAGCACGAAGCCTTCTCCCCGCAGGGCACCGGCATACGCTTCGCCCACCCGCGTACGTTCGGTGTCCAGCCGCTCGTAGAGCGACGCGATGTACTCCCGTTCGGATCGCAATTCCTCGTCGTACCCCTGATTTGACAAGTTCCCCTCACAGCGTTTAGACTACTCAGGTATTCGGCGTTCAGATCAGTATTTCTGATCAGGCGCCGATTTTTTATTGTCCACCACCTGTCAAGAGGGACCCGGTATCACTCCGGAAATGATCGTGCGCGATAATGGGAACCACAGCCCGCCATTACCGCGCACGATCCGCGTTGCCTCGAACCACTCAGCCGAGCATGAACTCGCGGGGTTCCAGCGCCCGCCCCACCACGCGGACGTCGCCCAGCCAGCCGTGGAACGCCTGCTCGACGATCGAGTCGTAGGCGTAGGCGCCGATCAGCCAGGAGCCGCCGGGATTCGCGATCCCCGCCGCCGTCGTCTTCGGATTCCGCAACACCGGACACCCGTCGACGTAAAGCGTCGTCCGCCTGCCGTCGTTGACGGCGGCGACGTGGATCCATTCCTTCAACGCCAGTTCGTGGCCCCAGCAGGTGGAGATCCCGTTCTGGTTCACCGGGAACACCGCCCACTGGAACGCCGCACCGTCCGAAAGGGACAGTGTGGCCGCGGGCTCGCCGGGATCGTCGCCGGTCTTCCCCGCCTTCCCGCCGGAACCCTGCCTGCCGAAGATCGCGGCCCACGCGTGGCCGCCGTCCTTGAAGTCCTCGGGCAGCTTCACGAACGCTTCGACGGTGTAGCCGCGCGCGAACGCCTCCGCGTTCATCGGCGCGGAGTCCGCCGTGCGCAGATACGCCCCGCGAGCCGGTTTCTTGCCGCCGTCGAACCGGAGGCTCGACCTCGACGGCTGCCGCCCGGAGAACTCGCCGGAGAACCGCAGCGCGCTCGCGGCACTGCCGGGCAGAGTCACCCGGACCAGGTCGTTGCCCCTGCCGGACAGGTCGCGGACGCTGTCGACCGGTGCGCCGTCACGGCCTTCGAACCGCCAGTACGCCACGGTCCCGCGGATCAGTTGCCGTTCGGCGGGCCGCGCGGGCGGGACCGGGACCGGCGCGAAACCGGCGAACCTCGTGTCGAAATCGACCTCCAGACTGAAGTAGTCCGCCGGGCCGGTGCGTTCGATTTCCTGCCGCTGCAACTCGTTCAGCCGCGGCGCCTGGTCGGCGAGCCACGGCGAGACCGTGCGGACGTCGATCACGTTCCGCGTGAGGTCGAACCGGTAGAGCCGGATCATCGCGCTGCCGCCGTAGTAGCGGTCCTGGTAGTTGGTGATGTGCAGATGGACGTCGTTGCCCGCCTTGTTGCGCTTCACCGCGCGGCCCGGCGGCCAGTAGTGCCCGTTGAGCGTCAGGAAGATCTGGTCGTTCCCGTCGATCAGCTCGTCCCAGACCTTCTGCCCGAACTCGGAAAGCTGAGCCTGACCCGCCTCGTCGGCCCATACCAATTCATGGATGGTCAGGATCGCCGGAAGCCGCGGATTCCGCGCGAGCACCGACCGCGCCCACTCCAGCCCGCCCGCCGACGGCCGCCAGTCGAGCGCGAGCAGCAGCCACTCGCGCCCGCCGGCCCGGAAGACGTGGTGGCTGTTGTAGCCGTCCGGGCTCGCGCCGCGGAAGGTCCGTGAACCGCGTTGCCGCTGCGGGCCGAACGCGTCGAGGTACGGCGTGCGGCCGCGCTGGTCGTCGGTCGAGGACTTGATGTCGTGGTTGCCCGCGAGCGTGCTGTACGGGAACCGGCGGCGGTCGAGATGCTGGAAAGACCGGCTGATCTGGTCGAACTCGCCCTGCTGCCCGTTCTCGGTGAGGTCGCCGAGATGCGCCAGGAACACGATGTTCTCGTCGCCGCCGGTGACGTGGCGCAGCGTGGCGTCCAGTGGCGCGGGGTCACCGCGGTCGGCGTCGAAGAGGTACTGGGTGTCGGGCAGGACCGCGAGGGTGAAGCAAGCGTCTTCGGCGTCCGGGCCGTGATGGCCGAAGGACGCGGAGGCCGCCGGGGCACCGAGCGCGGGCAACGCGGACACCGCCGCACCGGCGCCGAGCAGGCCCGCGCCGCGCAGGAAGGTCCGTCTGGAGGAGTCGTTCACGGCCGCAACCTACGCATCCGTGGGCAACGCGTCTCGAACCGCGGATGAACACTTGCTCCGCTCGGTAGCTTCGTCTCATGGGGAACGTCAAACGCTGGCCCGTACTCGCCGGGGTCGGTGTGGTGGTGGCCGCGGCGACCTGGTGGATCGTGGACGAGATGCCCGCGGTGGACGACGCCGTCGCCCGGGAGGCGCTGCCGCCGATCGACGAGCATCTGCGCGCGAAGCTCTGGGCGGGGACGCTCGCGGCCACCGGCTTCCCGGATGTCCGCTGGGTGTGCACGCAGAAGGTGATCGAGACCCGGCCGGACGGGGAGCGCGTCAAGATCGGCCTGGTCGCGAGCTGCGACGAGGTCACGAAAGAAGGCGGCGGGCTCGTCGTCGGCAGCGGATTCCGACGGCAGCCGATGGTCTATCTCGTCGAGCGCACACCGTCCGGGTACCGCGTGCTCGACCGGAAACTCGCGGAGGACGGGGCGGGCTACTCGCCTTCGGTCAAGGCGATGTTCTCGTGGATCGGCGCGCGCCGGGTGATCCACGGCGCGAGCCCGGACGACCCGAAGACGGTGTCGGCCGCCGCGTTCGGCCTGCCGGACGACACCCCGGTCCGCGCGCGGAGCTGATCAGTCGCCGTTCCGGTCGATCAGCTTCGGCACGACGAACCACAGGACGACGAACAGCACCGCCGTCACCACGCCGAGGATCGTCATCGCGATCGGTCCGAAGACGACCTTGGCGATGAGCGCGACGGTCGTGGTGATCGCGGCCGCGAGGCAGCCGAGCCCGACCAGGACGGACCGGTTGCCGAAGGTGAGGATCCGCTCACGGTTCCCGGTCCGGAACAGCAGCCGGTGCCACGCGGCCGGCGCCGTCAGCAACACTGTCGAGCACACCGTGAGCAGGACGGCCACCAGGTGAACGGACTTCTCGAATCCGCTCGCCTCGTGGAACTCGTCGGTGAACACCACCGTGAGCAGGAACCCGAAGAGGATCTGGACACCGGCCTGAGCGACCCGGAGCTCCTGCAGGAGTTCACTGACGTTGCGGGTCAGGCGCTCGTTCTTCGTCTCTTCGGTGTGCTCGACCATGCGGCGGCTCCAAGACCATCGGTTGACGCCTGACTTTTTCGTGCCAGCCGAGCGAAGTCACCGATACGACCACGACGGCGAGGCCGAACCACTGCGTACCGGACAAATGCGCGTTCAGGAACGATACGCCGATAACGGCCGCGGTGACAGGGAAAGCCAGCTCCGCCAACGTCGCCCTGGCGGCGGGAGTCGACCGCAGGCCCACGTAGTACAGGCTCAGCGCCAGCAGACCGGGAACCAGCGCGAGCAGGACGAGGCCGAGCGCGTTGTCCCAGCCGACCGCGAACCCGCCGCCCTGGACCGCCACGATCCCCGCCGCGACCGGGAGCCCGACGGTGAAGCGAAGTGTGGTGACCTCCTTCGGCGCCAGCTCGGTGGAGAGCATCCTGCCGAGCACCGTTCCCGCCGCCCACAACGCCGCCGCGCCGATCGCCAGCAGCGCCGCCTTCGCGGCGGCGACCTGGATGTTCAGCGGATCCTTGAACGCCAGCAGCCACGCACCCAGCAGCGCCGGGATCGCGAAGAAGGCGTATCCGGGGCGGACCCGCTCGCGGAGGACGAAATACGCCGCCAGAACGGCGAACACCGGCTGAAGCTTCTGCAGCACCAACGGCGTCACGGGGTCGCCCAGTTTGAAGGCCGCGGTGAACATCGCCGTCGCGAGCGCGGAAGAACCGCCGCCGATGGCGAGCACGGCCAGCCACTCCCGCGGTCCGACCCGGCGCAGCGCGCGGAAGGCGCCCGGGATGAGAGGGCTCAACACGAGCACCACCAGCAAGTGCTCCCAGAAGACGACGGTGGCCGCGGGGAGCGCTTCGGCGAGCGGAAGCCGCAGAAGTCCGTCTGTGCCCCAAAGTGCGGCCGCGACCGCGACCAGCCAAGTGCGATCCGGAGGACTAGTACTCACTTACCCTTCCATCCATGCCCCCGCCGCCGCCCTCAACGGACGCTGGCGCGCGCACTGTGCTCATAGTTTGAGAATGATCGCCCGACCGAGTGACCGCTCTGGCGTGCCCGATGTCTTGCGGACTAAGCAGGGCGCATGCGCCCTGTCCCCTTAGTCACCCTTGTCCTGTCCGCCGCCGCCTTGGCCTTCACCTCCGGCGCCGGGCCCGCCACCGCCGCCGCCCCCGGTTCCCGGGTGCACGTCATCACCGCCAAGAGCGGCCTCACGGTCTACAAACCGGACTTGGTCCCGCCCGGTGCCCGCGCGCACGTCTTCGGGTTGACCTCGAAGGCTTACGGCACCTCGACCGCGGTCCTCGTGACCGGCCTGCTGCCCAACCGGGAATACGGCGCGCACGCGCACACGAAACCGTGCGGTGCCACCGGAGACCTCGCGGGCCCGCACCACCAGAACGTCGAAGACCCGGTGAAGCCGTCGGTGGATCCCGCCTATGCCAACCCCCGCAACGAGATCTGGCTCGACCTCACCACCGACGCCGCCGGCCGCGGCGCCTCCGTGTCCAAAGTGGACTGGACTTTCGACGCCCGGCGGGCCAAGTCGATCGTGATCCACGAAACGCATACGCACACCGACCCGGGTCACGCCGGGACGGCGGGCGCACGGCTGGCGTGCGTGACGGTCGACTTCTAGCCGTGTTTTCTAAAACCCCCAGGTGCGCTCCGGCCGGATCCTGATCCGGACGTTGTACTCCCTGTCGAACTTCGGGGTGTCGTAGTCGAGCGCGGGGTAGTGCTTCTCGTACTTGCCGAGGAAGCCAGGCTGCTCCGACGCGACACCGTCCGGCAGGATCTCGGCCTTGCCGCCGATCACCAGGATCGAGCCGCCGTGCTCGTCGCTGTTGAAGTGGAGGCTGACCTCGGGGTTGGCTTCGATGTGCCGGGTCTTCGCCGTGTCCGGCCGGCTGAAGATGACGATGTCTTCACCGTCGAGCACGAACCACACCGGGCGAGGCGAAGGCCTGCCCTTCGGGCTGATGGTGGTCAGCCAGGCGACGCTCTCCTTCGCCCGCTCGGCGAGGCGCGGGTCGGGTTGGTAGGTCATGAACCGACCAACCACGACCCGCCGGTATTTCTTCCGTGTCCGCCTCAGCGAGACGCGACGAGTTTGGCGTAGCGCGTCCCGGCGCCGAGCAGCACCAGACCGGCGAGAAGGAAGGCCGCGACCCTGGCGAGGCCGTCGAGCGCGGAGAGGTCGAACAGGACCAGCTTCAGCACCGCCGCGCCGACCAGCACCAGACCGGTCACCCGCAGGCCGACCACCGAGATGCCGCGGATGAGCAGCACGAGCGCGGCGACCGTCCAGGACACCGTGATCACCACGTGGCCGACAAGGAAACCCGAGCGGCCGGGGACGGCCAGCAGCGCGCCGCACAGGACCATCGCGCCGGCGCCGTAGAGCGCGCAGACAC
Proteins encoded in this region:
- a CDS encoding TIGR03667 family PPOX class F420-dependent oxidoreductase produces the protein MTYQPDPRLAERAKESVAWLTTISPKGRPSPRPVWFVLDGEDIVIFSRPDTAKTRHIEANPEVSLHFNSDEHGGSILVIGGKAEILPDGVASEQPGFLGKYEKHYPALDYDTPKFDREYNVRIRIRPERTWGF
- a CDS encoding superoxide dismutase gives rise to the protein MRPVPLVTLVLSAAALAFTSGAGPATAAAPGSRVHVITAKSGLTVYKPDLVPPGARAHVFGLTSKAYGTSTAVLVTGLLPNREYGAHAHTKPCGATGDLAGPHHQNVEDPVKPSVDPAYANPRNEIWLDLTTDAAGRGASVSKVDWTFDARRAKSIVIHETHTHTDPGHAGTAGARLACVTVDF
- a CDS encoding DUF6328 family protein, which codes for MVEHTEETKNERLTRNVSELLQELRVAQAGVQILFGFLLTVVFTDEFHEASGFEKSVHLVAVLLTVCSTVLLTAPAAWHRLLFRTGNRERILTFGNRSVLVGLGCLAAAITTTVALIAKVVFGPIAMTILGVVTAVLFVVLWFVVPKLIDRNGD
- a CDS encoding DMT family transporter — encoded protein: MSTSPPDRTWLVAVAAALWGTDGLLRLPLAEALPAATVVFWEHLLVVLVLSPLIPGAFRALRRVGPREWLAVLAIGGGSSALATAMFTAAFKLGDPVTPLVLQKLQPVFAVLAAYFVLRERVRPGYAFFAIPALLGAWLLAFKDPLNIQVAAAKAALLAIGAAALWAAGTVLGRMLSTELAPKEVTTLRFTVGLPVAAGIVAVQGGGFAVGWDNALGLVLLALVPGLLALSLYYVGLRSTPAARATLAELAFPVTAAVIGVSFLNAHLSGTQWFGLAVVVVSVTSLGWHEKVRRQPMVLEPPHGRAHRRDEERAPDPQRQ